Proteins from one Cervus canadensis isolate Bull #8, Minnesota chromosome 25, ASM1932006v1, whole genome shotgun sequence genomic window:
- the LOC122427058 gene encoding peptidyl-prolyl cis-trans isomerase-like 3: MSVTLHTDVGDIKIEVFCERTPKTCENFLALCASNYYNGCIFHRNIKGFMVQTGDPTGTGRGGNSIWGKKFGDEYSEYLKHNVRGVVSTANNGPNTNGSQFFITYGKQPHLDMKYTVFGKVINGLETLDELEKLPVNEKTYRPLNDVHIKDVTIHANPFAQ; the protein is encoded by the coding sequence atgtcgGTGACATTGCATACAGATGTAGGTGATATTAAAATAGAAGTCTTCTGTGAAAGGACACCcaaaacatgtgaaaatttcTTGGCTCTTTGTGCCAGTAATTACTACAATGGCTGCATATTTCATAGAAATATCAAGGGTTTCATGGTTCAAACAGGAGATCCAACAGGTACCGGAAGGGGAGGTAACAGTATCTGGGGCAAGAAGTTTGGAGACGAATATAGTGAATATCTTAAGCACAATGTTAGAGGTGTTGTATCTACGGCTAATAATGGCCCAAATACTAATGGCTCTCAGTTTTTCATCACCTATGGGAAGCAGCCACATCTGGACATGAAATACACAGTATTTGGCAAGGTGATAAATGGTCTGGAGACTCTAGATGAACTGGAGAAATTACCCGTAAATGAGAAGACATATCGACCTCTTAACGATGTACACATTAAGGACGTAACTATTCATGCCAACCCATTTGCTCAGTAG